From a single Mycosarcoma maydis chromosome 14, whole genome shotgun sequence genomic region:
- a CDS encoding ubiquitin-ubiquitin ligase UFD2 (related to UFD2 - ubiquitin fusion degradation protein) — protein MPASFDQWQHTAVSNIFNITLDRREAEQSGWNKTYLRELAEELSSDSSAPSQLTASVADQILIARLSLDPQADVMSDDAEHITILANLAKGQTSWDYLVACWKMARAEESRVRKSLPAAEHSKALAVLEEIRALVISYAGLVLQSPDMFPNSTKPNGTPLSPLVLVDSLTHVSSSISSFGFSTTSEASTSHSTADLTTKFETIDGDDLPVFLNELAVRFGNDDGLDEILGPAFTELTRRIRDGDRGSDTPASSSSLPMHSTGQAAAPASGGVNPAALNQALANQDVQSVIAQLLAGRMAGAQPGAQPVTAPLGAIAKPNEGLTIAGLEWRPYVNAIVEAVEIKPIANMLAHLSNFDPEHVTGSRIELDSLLGPVLRLSAFPDAYPSITQHYFANAATQTQQEADANFRSIQSTMEIVHTLNFRIFNAIVRSGAPAREKVLAYWGKACALNAKRGAMQVRQELVASDGYMVNLYELLLRFAEPFMDAGLTKIDRIDLEYLRKQKRFDIQELTRINATEAEAKEWGQQAQAEPAGAPANFITEVFYLCVRLNNLGLGKAVRGIDEKEKEMGRFKKRIAEIEADRAMWSALAQAPQYENFLKRAKAEVERLHGEIYAAQSQLMAPEFLQKVITFNCFLMTWLIRVAEPKAMHPHTQVTLPLPQQVPTRFRMLPEHVFEDICDVMLFLSRVSAPLSESAKNDLVTFCTTFLSSGWYIKNPFLKAKLAEILFYNVIPWGRHTNGVLSDTLNIHALALQHLVPALMNFWIEAENTGSHTQFYDKFNMRYHLSQIFKSIWSNPKHKQQIHDQAQASGSDFVVFINRLMNDVTYLLDDALDKLQELHTKQSESEPPRAESTSSQEQQEREGHVRQLEQTIKSDLQLGTEFMRLLIDFTAETTEAFMTPEVVDRLAAMLDYNLDLMAGPKCQNLKVKHPKKVSFEPRNLLRMIMSVYLNLCSKREFVAAIARDGRSYSKPVFEKAGWIAERYMLKSPPELEAWAGMIAQVEEKRQMEQDDEEDLGDVPDEYLDPLMATIMKDPVLLPRSKAVVDRSTIKAHLLSDSTDPFNRSPLKIEDVIPDAELKAKIEAFIAERRRKS, from the coding sequence ATGCCAGCCTCGTTCGATCAATGGCAGCACACAGCTGTCTCAAACATCTTCAATATTACCCTGGACCGTCGCGAAGCCGAACAAAGCGGTTGGAACAAGACCTATTTGAGGGAGCTCGCCGAAGAACTCTCGTCGGACTCGTCTGCGCCATCACAACTCACCGCATCAGTCGCAGATCAGATCCTCATCGCTCGACTTTCCCTCGATCCACAAGCCGATGTGATgagcgacgatgcagagcaCATCACCATTCTCGCCAATCTTGCTAAAGGCCAGACCTCGTGGGACTATCTTGTCGCTTGTTGGAAAATGGCGAGAGCGGAAGAGAGTCGTGTGCGCAAATCGCTCCCTGCCGCAGAGCACAGCAAGGCGCTAGCAGTACTCGAAGAGATCCGCGCACTTGTCATCTCGTACGCTGGACTGGTACTCCAATCGCCCGACATGTTTCCCAACTCGACCAAGCCCAACGGCACCCCGCTTTCCCCCTTGGTACTCGTGGACAGTCTGACACACGTCTCttcttccatctcgagctttggcttctccaccacctcggaaGCTTCCACTTCACACAGCACCGCCGACCTCACGACCAAGTTCGAGACCATTGACGGTGATGACTTGCCTGTCTTTCTCAATGAGCTTGCTGTCCGTTTCGGCAATGATGACGGTCTGGATGAGATTCTCGGACCTGCCTTCACAGAGCTTACCAGGAGGATCCGCGATGGTGATCGGGGCTCCGACACCCCCGCCTCTTCGTCATCCTTGCCGATGCACAGTACGGGTCAGGCCGCCGCTCCAGCCAGTGGCGGTGTCAATCCAGCTGCTCTCAACCAGGCGCTGGCGAATCAAGACGTCCAGTCGGTCATCGCTCAGTTGCTAGCAGGCCGGATGGCGGGCGCACAACCAGGCGCACAGCCAGTCACAGCACCGCTCGGAGCCATTGCAAAGCCCAACGAGGGGCTGACGATTGCGGGGCTCGAGTGGAGGCCCTACGTCAATGCCATCGTCGAAGCGGTCGAGATCAAGCCGATCGCGAACATGCTGGCTCATCTGTCCAACTTTGACCCTGAACACGTCACAGGCTCGCGTATCGAACTCGACTCGCTGCTGGGCCCTGTACTGCGCCTATCGGCGTTTCCGGACGCGTACCCGAGCATCACACAGCATTACTTTGCCAACGCAGCTACGCAGACTCAGCAGGAGGCGGATGCTAATTTCCGCAGCATTCAGAGCACCATGGAGATTGTGCATACGCTCAACTTCCGCATCTTTAATGCTATCGTCCGCTCCGGTGCGCCGGCGCGTGAAAAGGTACTGGCTTACTGGGGTAAAGCGTGCGCTCTGAATGCAAAGCGAGGCGCTATGCAGGTGCGTCAGGAACTCGTGGCAAGCGACGGGTACATGGTGAATCTGtacgagctgctgctccgcTTTGCCGAGCCATTCATGGATGCTGGCTTGACCAAGATCGACCGGATTGACCTCGAGTACCTgcgcaagcagaagcggtTCGATATTCAGGAGCTGACGCGTATCAATGCCACTGAAGCCGAAGCGAAAGAGTGGGGACAGCAGGCGCAAGCAGAGCCAGCGGGCGCGCCGGCTAACTTTATCACCGAAGTGTTTTACCTTTGCGTGCGACTCAACAACCTCGGACTGGGGAAAGCGGTACGTGGCATCGAcgaaaaggaaaaggagaTGGGTCGTTTCAAAAAACGCATCGCCGAAATCGAGGCAGACAGGGCCATGTGGTCGGCACTCGCGCAAGCTCCACAGTACGAAAACTTTCTAAAGCGTGCCAAGGCCGAAGTGGAGCGTTTGCATGGCGAGATCTATGCAGCTCAGAGCCAGCTGATGGCGCCCGAGTTTTTGCAAAAAGTGATCACGTTCAACTGCTTCCTTATGACCTGGCTGATTCGCGTTGCCGAGCCCAAAGCGATGCATCCGCATACTCAAGTGACTTTGCCTCTGCCGCAACAAGTGCCAACGCGCTTCCGCATGCTGCCGGAGCACGTGTTTGAGGACATTTGCGATGTGATGCTCTTTCTCTCGCGCGTGAGCGCACCGCTTTCGGAATCGGCCAAGAATGACCTAGTGACGTTTTGCACTACGTTCCTCAGCTCGGGATGGTACATTAAAAATCCTTTCCTTAAGGCGAAGCTTGCCGAGATCCTGTTTTACAACGTGATTCCGTGGGGACGTCACACGAACGGTGTTCTGAGCGATACGCTCAACATTCACGcgctggcgctgcagcaTCTGGTGCCTGCGTTGATGAATTTTTGGATCGAGGCAGAGAACACGGGCAGTCACACGCAGTTCTATGACAAGTTCAACATGCGCTACCATCTATCGCAAATATTCAAGTCGATCTGGAGCAATCcgaagcacaagcagcagaTCCATGATCAGGCGCAGGCGAGCGGATCCGACTTTGTGGTGTTTATCAATCGATTGATGAACGATGTCACGTATCTGCTCGATGACGCGCTGGACAAGCTACAGGAGTTGCATACCAAGCAGTCGGAATCCGAGCCACCGAGAGCCGAGAGCACATCGTCGCAAGAGCAACAGGAGCGAGAAGGACATGTTCGTCAGCTCGAACAGACGATCAAGTCGGACTTGCAGCTGGGAACCGAATTCATGCGACTGCTCATCGACTTTACTGCCGAAACTACCGAGGCGTTCATGACGCCCGAAGTGGTGGATCGACTAGCGGCCATGTTGGACTACAACCTCGACCTCATGGCTGGACCCAAGTGTCAGAACCTCAAGGTCAAGCATCCCAAAAAGGTGAGCTTTGAGCCTCGCAATCTTTTGCGCATGATCATGTCGGTCTACCTCAACCTATGCAGCAAACGCGAATTTGTGGCGGCAATCGCGCGCGATGGACGAAGTTACTCGAAGCCGGTATTTGAAAAGGCAGGATGGATTGCGGAGAGATACATGCTCAAGAGCCCGcccgagctggaagcgtggGCGGGGATGATCGCGCAGGTGGAGGAGAAGCGACAGATGGAGCAGGACGATGAGGAGGATCTGGGAGACGTGCCGGATGAGTATCTGGATCcgttgatggcgacgaTAATGAAGGATCccgtgctgctgccgaggagCAAGGCAGTAGTGGACAGGTCGACGATCAAAGCGCACCTGCTGAGCGACTCGACGGATCCGTTCAATCGGTCGCCGTTGAAGATCGAGGATGTGATTCCGGATGCAGAGCTgaaggccaagatcgaggcgtTTATTGCCGAGAGGAGGCGCAAGAGCTAG
- a CDS encoding mitochondrial 37S ribosomal protein MRPS8 (related to MRPS8 - mitochondrial ribosomal protein, small subunit): MPLHADLCTILQNASRARLRSIPIASTKDNLSILSILLQHGFIHNVVRGTQTGPSPILYTSASPAARRLWVDLKFRPDDRPVLEKMNVVSKPSRKLTMDKDELLRFATGRRAKFVKPLDMGEIGIVDCGKNGWWEVRDAIRRGYGGEVVARVS; the protein is encoded by the coding sequence ATGCCGCTTCATGCCGATCTTTGCACAATACTCCAGAATGCCTCGCGCGCTCGTCTGCGTTCCATCCCCATCGCATCTACCAAGGACAACctctcgatcctctcgATCCTTCTTCAGCACGGTTTTATCCACAACGTAGTACGAGGTACGCAAACTGGTCCCTCTCCCATCTTGTACACATCTGCAAGCCCAGCTGCGCGCAGACTGTGGGTCGATCTCAAATTCCGTCCCGACGACCGACCGGTATTGGAAAAGATGAACGTGGTTTCTAAACCATCGCGCAAATTGACCAtggacaaggacgagctgtTGAGATTTGCCACGGGAAGGAGGGCCAAATTTGTCAAGCCGCTGGATATGGGCGAGATTGGCATTGTTGACTGTGGAAAGAATGGCTGGTGGGAAGTCAGGGATGCCATTAGGAGAGGGTATGGAGGAGAGGTCGTTGCTCGCGTTTCGTAG